From a region of the Calonectris borealis chromosome 2, bCalBor7.hap1.2, whole genome shotgun sequence genome:
- the TMEM200C gene encoding transmembrane protein 200C, translated as MIATGGLLRISARKQDPLRPQSQVPKRKRKAKKKRKNDVVVVKGKLKLFSLSGLIALCGILVLLVGIALAVVGYWPKPSQVYREGSFSGDRHLAPQGGTPKNRSRSQEGAQAGIHPESPPRASTSTTATTWGSPQSPPTSSSPQASVGFLFRLFSSYLHSDKLKVLGPLIMGIGIFLFICANAVLHENRDKKTKIINLRDLYSTVIDAHSLRAKDRGTPASAPLNGFVNYMQSRGLELKPGGEGLGAAAMLAKSSWPPGLGVSLSPPDLVSSPRRSSFCTPPQPPSLAEAVYSIYRERAALAGRTVTSPPCSPPESWGQHSTASSIVSSSLSAFTLLPLAPSGGGGGWRRPPGERGAREIPRGEFELSLTDLSSSDIEGGCGTRRHKLVLRRQSTSCLPDARCPLFPEPPRSPAVSRGPDSSLLVKASSSYSKSLDLGGSPPSTPPVITRTDSQSSQSEPSSSNKGYSHLEEAGTSLESVANAPASKIQDCEEEPVEKTDPLKATSREQTGEQSQQTQRQYTNKEKLFMISRSHAALGLEDGELESTGI; from the coding sequence ATGATCGCCACTGGAGGCCTCCTGAGGATCTCGGCTAGGAAACAGGACCCCTTGCGACCCCAAAGCCAAGTCCCCAAACGCAAACGCAAGGCCAAAAAGAAGCGCAAGAACGACGTGGTGGTGGTGAAAGGCAAGCTCAAGCTGTTCTCCCTCTCGGGGCTCATCGCCCTCTGTGGCATCCTGGTACTGCTGGTGGGCATCGCCTTGGCCGTGGTGGGCTACTGGCCGAAGCCCAGCCAGGTGTACAGAGAAGGCAGCTTCAGTGGGGACCGGCACCTGGCACCGCAAGGTGGCACCCCCAAGAACCGCTCCCGGAGCCAGGAAGGGGCACAAGCGGGGATCCATCCAGAGTCACCCCCCAGAGCCAGCACCTCCACCACTGCTACCACCTGGGGGTCCCCGCAGTCCCCCCCCACTTCCTCGTCTCCCCAGGCCTCAGTGGGTTTCCTTTTCCGTCTTTTCTCGAGCTACTTGCATTCAGACAAGCTGAAGGTGCTGGGCCCCCTCATCATGGGTATCGGCATCTTCCTCTTCATCTGCGCCAATGCAGTATTGCACGAGAACCGCGACAAGAAGACCAAGATCATCAACCTGCGTGACCTCTACTCCACTGTCATCGATGCCCACAGCCTGCGGGCCAAGGACAGAGGCACCCCGGCCTCAGCCCCTCTCAACGGCTTTGTCAACTACATGCAGTCCCGGGGCCTGGAGCTAAAGCCTGGTGGTGAAGGCCTGGGTGCTGCGGCCATGCTGGCCAAGAGCTCCTGGCCACCAGGATTGGGTGTCTCCCTTTCCCCGCCAGACCTGGTGTCCTCGCCGCGGCGTTCCTCCTTCTGCACCCCACCGCAGCCACCCAGCCTGGCCGAGGCTGTGTACAGCATCTACCGGGAGCGTGCTGCCCTTGCTGGCCGCACTGTCACCAGCCCACCGTGCAGCCCGCCAGAGAGCTGgggccagcacagcacagccagtTCCATCGTCAGCTCTTCACTGAGCGCTTTCACCCTCCTGCCCTTGGCGCCGAGCGGCGGAGGGGGAGGCTGGCGGAGGCCCCCTGGTGAGCGGGGAGCCCGGGAGATCCCACGGGGGGAGTTTGAACTGAGCCTGACCGACCTCAGCAGCAGCGACATCGAGGGAggctgtgggacgaggaggcacAAGCTGGTTCTCAGGCGGCAGAGCACCAGCTGCTTGCCCGATGCCAGGTGTCCTCTTTTCCCTGAGCCACCTCGGTCCCCGGCTGTCAGCAGGGGCCCAGACTCCAGCCTCTTGGTAAAGGCATCTTCTAGCTACTCCAAATCTCTGGATCTGGGGGGGTCGCCCCCCTCAACCCCTCCTGTCATCACCAGAACAGACTCCCAGAGCTCCCAGTCTGAGCCTTCCAGCAGCAATAAGGGCTACAGCCACCTGGAGGAGGCAGGCACCTCCTTGGAGTCAGTTGCCAATGCCCCAGCCAGTAAAATCCAGGACTGTGAGGAGGAACCAGTTGAGAAGACGGACCCCCTCAAGGCTACCAGCAGAGAACAAACAGGGGAGCAATCCCAGCAAACTCAAAGACAGTACACAAATAAAGAGAAACTCTTTATGATTTCTAGGTCGCACGCTGCATTAGGGCTGGAGGACGGGGAACTGGAGAGTACTGGCATctaa